tagagaaatttactctctataaacaagaggttgaaaatcaacttaataagaaaattaagatgaTAAGAAGTGATCGTGGTGGTGAGTATGTAGAACCATTTAGTGAACTTTGTGCACAAAATGGAATCATTCACGAGGTAACACCACCTTATTCTCCTGAATCCAATGGAGTGGCAGAACGGAAAAATCGCACTTTAAAAGAGATGATGAATGCCATGTTATTAAGTTCTGGATTACCGCAGAACATGTGGGGTGAAGCTATTTTGTCagctaattatcttttaaataagattcCTTGAAAGAAAGATCAAAAGACACCatatgaattatggaaaggtagaaaaccttCATACAAATACttaaaagtgtgggggtgtctggCTAAGGTGATTGCACCATTGCCAAAAAGAATGAAAATAGGTCCAAAAGCAGTAGATTGTATTTTCATTGGTTATGCACAAAATAGCAATGCATATCGATTTCTTGTACATGAGTCTAAAAACCCGAACATTCACAAGAATACGATAATGGAATCAAAGAATGCATCCTTCTTTGAACATGTATTTCCTTGCAAAGATAATGGGGTTGGACCAAGCTCTTCTAAGCGAACATCTGAAACGATGGATGATCGAGAACaagaagaggaaactgatgaaGTCCAAGTAGAGCCAAGGCGAAGCAAAAGGGCAAGGATAGAAAATTCTTTTGGACCAGATTTTCTAATTTATATGATAGAGGCAGAACCTCGAACATATAAAGAAGCTGTGAGCTCTATTGAAGGTCTTTTTTGGAAGGAAGCCATAAGGAGTGAAATTGATTCCATCTTGCAAAATCATACTTGGGAACTAGTTGACCTTCCTCCTGGATGTAAACCTTTAGGTTCCAAGTGGATTttcaaaaggaaaatgaaaaCAGATGGAACAATTGATAAGTACAAGGCCCGATTAGTAATAAAAGGTTACAAACAACAAGAAGGCTATGACTACTTTGATACTTATTCTCCGGTGACGAGAATAAATTCTATCAGGATGATTTTGGCAATTGCTGCATTGCGAAATCTAGAAGtccatcaaatggatgtaaaaactgcctttctaaatggagatcttgatgAAGAAATATACATGGAACAACCCGAGGGTTTTGTAGTTCcagggaaagaaaggaaagtttgcAAACTTGTTAAGTCActgtatggacttaagcaagcaccAAAGCAATGGCACGAAAAATTTGATAGTGTCATGATGAAAAATGGATTTAAAATCAATGAGTGTGACAAATGTGTGTATATCAAAACCACAAACGAGGGATACATCATTCTATGTTTGTATGTAGATGACatactcattgttggaagcaaccAACGAATGGTTAAATCCACCAAAACAATGTTAAACTCAAGGTTTGACATGAAGGATATGGGACTGGCTGATGTAATTTTAGGGATAAAAATTATAAGGACGCCAGATGGACTCAGTTTGAGTCAGTCACACTATGTGGACAAGATACTTGACAAATTCGGTAAAAATGATTCTGGAATTTCCAGAACACCAATTGATACAAGTCAGCATCTATCCAAGAATAATGGTGAAAGTGTGTCCCAAGTAGAATATGCTAGAGTaataggaagtctaatgtacttgatgagctgtactagaccagacattgCCTATACTATAAGTACTTTGAGTCGATTCACGAGTAATCCAGGTGTTGAACACTGGAAAGCAATTGTAAGGGTACTTAGGTACTTAAGGTATACTCGTGACTATGGGCTAAACTACACCAGAGATCCAGCTGTGCTTGAAGGATACactgatgcaagttggatatctgaTATTCATAACTCAAAAGGTACTAGTGGATATGTCTTCACTCTAGGTGGTGCAGCGGTTTCATGGAAATCTTCGAAACAAACTGTAATCACTAGATCTACAATGGAATCTGAGTTTGTTGCTCTGGATAAATGTAGCGAAGAGGCAGAATGGCTACGTAATTTCCTAGAGGATATTCCAGACTGGCCTAAACCTGTGCCTGCaatatgtatatattgtgataatcaagcaacAATTGGCAGAGCAAAGAATGTTCTATATAACGGTAAGTCAAGACATATACGTCGACGACATAATACCATTAGACAATTgatctcaactggagttatctcaattgactatgtgaagtcaaaagataatattgcggatccgctaaccaaagggttaaatagagatCAAGTTGAAAAGACATCAGAAGGAATGGGACTTAAGCCCATAAGAAATAAGGTAGATATAAAGGAAAACCcaacctagttgactggagatcccaagatctaggttcaatgggACAACCTAATTATATAAACCTTATAAGATCACTGTGGGGACTAACCCTACCCATTCTGTTGATGAAACAGTGATTCTCGTTGGAAAAAGGATAAGCATTAAGCTTTTAATGACCCTTATGCGTCGGAAGTTCGAACGGGGCAATGCGAGATTGTTCTTAATTAAGaggtcacctatgtgagagagaagtggGGCCGCTTCAAAGGAGAATTGTGGGGGCTAAATTCTCTAAAACCTCTCGCAGAACCAGGCGGATGTTCATGGCCAAAATGAACATAATCATGAGAACCGATATGATGCCAGGAAGATATCTGTGTGAGATATATCGTCATTTACATCAACAGCAgacagttcaaagacatcgcgtcCACTGATCAGCTAGTAAGGTAAATATATTttcacaagggaaggttcaaaggttAACACCCACCTATCCTATGCAGGTATCTACCGTAGAATTCTATCACCGTGTTGAGTCGAGTCGAGTCTTGTCAATTCATTGTGAGTCTTTTCTCTGTGTATTCCTTATTGTTGAtcaatttcattcatgtgggggattgttggaaaaattatattttatatataataaatagccaATTTAGGCTAATGTGTGAATGAAAAATTGATGCCTTAAATGTGGTCCATTGATAGCTGCTAATAAATGCAGATTTGGTCAAGGATGTAATCACCGTAAAAATGGTAAATATTCTGATCGATATCAGAAATTATGGTAAAGATTTTGATTGATCAATATCACTAATTTTGTGGGATTTTTGGCATTAATTCCCTTGTGTTTACACTTGGTATTCCACCCCATATGAAGCCTATAAAATGAGGCTTCACCTTTCATTCTAGACACACCAACAAAATAGAGTCACTCACAAAAAGCTcttttgtcttcttcttctttgtttttcgTAAGTCTTAAGGTGATAGAGTGAAGGTATTAATCCGAGTTCGCTGGAGTAGTGAAAGTGGTGTATTCCTCTACTCGTTAgtcgttgtatcctgggaagtggttgctcacgtatcctctaacaccaatcaggtagagggggcaaatctgctttaaggaaatCGTGTTTTACGTGCCTCGGCTTGCTTTTCACTTATcagttttataatttattattttgtatttattttttctgttcttcaattaaatatattactatatATTTTGTTCTTCTCCACTATATTAGTTCTAACATAAAATTTAATCAACTTCACGTTATCTCATATTTACACTGTAAACTCTTTTGTATTGTCCATAGTCATTAGGGGCTGTGTTAGATGCCTGGTTGGAATTCACATACCAAGTAGCATGCCTAAGCTCAAGTATCTAACCAGGTGGCGATTTGGAACATGGATGAAAGCAAGACAATGACTCTCCATGCTCATGACAAGCTGGTTTCTTCTTTGCCCGTATCAAAGGTCACTGGTTTTGTAGGTCTCGATAACTGTGTCAAGCTCTGGAAGTGACAGGTTGCTGCCTTTGTTATATATGCTGACAACATtggaaataattttaaatcatacTCTGTAACAAATAATGAGCAATATTTAAGATCTTTTCTGagttttttatatttgttacacaatattgtaGTAGGGACAAGGGTCTTTAATTAGGCAATGACACCACCCAGTCTCAGTTAGTCCAACGAAGAAAGTTCTCGTACCAAAGCTAACGAATGTAGTCAGAACAAACTTTGGAAGAAAGTCTATTTTGTTAAAATCACGGGGTTATAATGTAAAGGGTTCTTAATTTTGTTAAATTCCCAATAAGAGATGATACTTATTGCTTTGTTTATATTATATGCCCTATCTAATTTAGTTATCGTAATAGAAGTAATTAGGCTTAAGGTAAAGCTTCCCTTAGTTTAATTTGATCACACTCACTTTTATCCACATCGGTGGTCAACATTTCTGAAGCTCATCAGATTTACAgggcttttttttttccttctgtgATAGAGGCTTCTATTATTTtccaatattatttttttatttaaatatttttttgactttgctttgaaaaaaattaaaaaatgattttttatgatgacttattcaattgattatttttgtttttgttgaataAAAGTGGCTAAAATGAAACACCAAAGGCTGAACATTCGGTTGATTGGgtcaaattatttttattaagagtAATGATACAGAGAGAATAAAAGACTAGTTCATGTGGAAGTAACCCGTCCCACTCCATTtagcaaaatataaaaataatataattataaaaagcaaataatattttaaaaagttatcatttttttattagattataatttataaacaattttactcgtgaaatatttttttaataaaattaaaaataataataattatatattaaaattaagtataatttttaataatatttaatttgttattttaaactaaagtaatgatataaatgttttacatattaatttctttaaataaacaaatattatttatcattttataatttgatatatttatatttgtttttatattataagtttcaaaaataaaataaatcattaaccaaaaaattattagtttaagattaattttttaaaaataataataatttgttttGAAGTGTTTCATATTCCTGTGTATCTAAAAACCATATGTTAGATGAGTTTCACTTAAACCCAGAATCAAGATAAGTTAAAACTCCTGGACTATAGTTTCACCGGTAACAAAAACTTAAACTCAGTACCAAATATGAGAAAGTGTTCAGATTCTCATTTCCGTTTCTAGATTTCTGCATACCAAACGGCTCCCTAAATGATTGAAAAGAAAGACACTTTATAAGATAAGAAAATTAGTATGAGAATTTTTGTGCCAGTATTAAAATGATGGATTCTGTTTTGAAGACAAACAATAACAAAAGTTGGAGACGAGTAAAacgaaattaagtattttttttagttgAAAGATATTCCAAATTGTCCAAACCACTATAGTAAATGCTAACTTCCAAAGTGCATAATTATAACAATTTTAACTTAATTACATTGAATAAATTAAGATCCTTTTAAGCTAATCAAATTTAATCATTATATAACACGAGAAATTTAGCTTATTAATAGAATAATATCACTCTAAATATACATTTAAGAAATAACAGTGgatatatttcaaaaaatataaatattaaactCGAATGCAATGCAATACAAACaattaatcatttaaaaaaaccTGAAATACCTCAaaagaaaaaactgaaaattgatTTGGATTTATTACACTCAAAAGGGAATGTGACTGAAAGTAGTTCATGGGGCAAAGTTTAGGTTATTGAGCCCTCCTGATAAACTCAAGTGCCTTGTGAAAATGATTGGCCTTAATATGAAGATATTCTTTCCATGTGATTGGACGGTACAAAGGAGGATGATTAATATCAGTGAGTTGAATCAATGGCTCAATCTTCACATCTTTCGGTGGGCCATAGAAATATGCTACCGACAACCGATGATGTGTCTTGTTCACAACCGCGCGATGTAACACACTCTTGAAACGTCCATTAGACAAAATTTGCATCAAGTCTCCTACATTGACAACGAGTGCACCGTAAACTGCATGCACCGGTACCCACCCGATCCCCTCCTTGTGGACTTGGAGACCCTTAGCACTACTGGTTTGGCATAGTAGAGTAAGCAATGAGGAGTCCGTGTGAGCAGCCAAGCCCATAGCTTTGGTTGGGTCCGGACAGACTGGGTATGAATTTAACTGAAGTGGGCCATGAGAGGTTTTGTAGCCATATTTGGGCTTAGCATATTTTGAATCTTGTTGACTTAGGCCCAAAGACCGAAACATCAGGCCCATCATATGCTCAGCGAGTCTGCTCATCTCCTTTTGGCACGATTCCATCACGTTGCTGCAGGAATAACCAGACGGCAGACAGATACAcattaaaatttaatatattaatgCGTGTTTTAAAGATAAACCCGTGTCATAAAAAAACAAATGTGAAgaaatgtttttgtttttattttataaatataatatataatgcaCATTACTGTGTTTTGGTGCTTCTGAAAATCATATCGCACTTTTAAATAGGCCAATGAATAACCATAATTAATCATCAAGAGAGTGGAAAATATTTGTATAATTTGAATGTGATGAGCTGTATGTATTTAATTTATGCGCAATCAATAAACAAGATTATAATTAAGATAATAAGCGGATTTTAAATTTATGATATGCATGGCTTGAGATTTAATAGTTGAATAATCGTATAGGCAAGTTAATTCGTTTGAAAAAGTACAAATATAGGACTTGGGGGAACTTTATgcattctttatttttattaaaaaaccaGTTAATTAGTGGGTAGGTTAAAGAGAAACGAAGATCTAACAaagataaattatataaataaaagttTATTTAAGTTGACACTTGGGTTGTCTTCTTATTatctcaaaaaaataaaaataaaaaaagaagaagaagataaaatgTGCGTGTGtgctttttttaatatatatatatatttacagagagagagagaggagagaggagAGACGAGAAGTGGCTGTATATAGTCTCCTTTGGGGTTATGGTATAGCTAAGGGTGCAGCCTGTCGCTACATAAACCTACAGCTAACCGATCAAAATATTAAACCATTTCCCATGCAGCAACCTCTACTGGGGTTGATCGGTGGCGGTTGCAAAGGAGTACTGTAGTAGAATTAATTATAGCACCCTAGTTAAAATGGTACTGGATTTTTACAAATTTGGTCTCCATTCTatgtttttgatatattttagtatttttagaaagaaaaaatatataataattgtgATAACCGTCCGATCAATCGACGGTTCTAGAACAAACAGAATTGGGACGAAATCTGAATCTATTTATATGCGTgggtatttataaatatatatactagcCGGCaagtataatatatataaatatttatattaataatttttagatATATGATAACTAAATACAATATTGAagctacatgatatatatatatatatatatatataaaatacaataatatttaaaatgaaactaataatataaataaaataaaaatagactaCGTCTTatagtaaataataatatgtatcctttaattatttttagttttttttatgtatCTCGCAAAGTCTTTTGttgaatttgatg
This genomic interval from Humulus lupulus chromosome 8, drHumLupu1.1, whole genome shotgun sequence contains the following:
- the LOC133795322 gene encoding gibberellin 3-beta-dioxygenase 3-like; translation: MPTSEYSLKTNYPNNTNDGDDDDHHRPIIPLDFKSVSKLPDSHTWVLTHPNPLSNSESIPVIDLSDPNAISLMRDACEKWGIFHVTHHGFPSQLLYDVELQCRRLFSLPADQKLRAIRSLNSLSGYGLSRMSTFFPKRMWSEGFTVVESPLEHAHQLWPHDRQQRDYFCNVMESCQKEMSRLAEHMMGLMFRSLGLSQQDSKYAKPKYGYKTSHGPLQLNSYPVCPDPTKAMGLAAHTDSSLLTLLCQTSSAKGLQVHKEGIGWVPVHAVYGALVVNVGDLMQILSNGRFKSVLHRAVVNKTHHRLSVAYFYGPPKDVKIEPLIQLTDINHPPLYRPITWKEYLHIKANHFHKALEFIRRAQ